In Tolypothrix sp. NIES-4075, the following proteins share a genomic window:
- the plsX gene encoding phosphate acyltransferase PlsX: MGSTCVRIAIDAMGGDHAPGEIVTGALRAREELGVEVLLVGDPQQIEAALPSKTNLGQVEIVPAEEAIAMDEEPLSAIRRKPKASINVAMNLVKNQKADGVVSAGHSGAAMAAALLRLGRLPGIDRPAIGAVFPTLIASKPVLILDVGANVDCRPKFLDQFAVMGSIYSEYVLGTPNPKVGLLNIGEEDSKGNDAAVRANQMLRENSQISFIGNAEGRDVLSGRFDVIVCDGFVGNVLLKFAEAVGDIVLQILREELPQGLRGQIGSAILKPNLKRIKQRVDHAEHGGGLLLGVAGICIIGHGSSQAPSIFNAIRIAKEAVDNSVLQRIQSQYQSLQQESN; the protein is encoded by the coding sequence ATGGGATCGACTTGCGTAAGAATCGCAATTGATGCAATGGGAGGAGATCACGCACCTGGGGAAATCGTGACCGGCGCACTGCGGGCACGAGAAGAACTAGGTGTAGAAGTATTGTTGGTAGGTGATCCCCAGCAAATCGAGGCTGCCCTGCCGTCAAAAACAAATTTAGGGCAGGTGGAGATCGTTCCTGCGGAGGAAGCGATCGCAATGGATGAGGAGCCTTTAAGCGCCATTAGACGCAAACCCAAGGCTTCCATCAATGTGGCGATGAATTTGGTTAAAAACCAAAAAGCAGATGGTGTAGTTAGTGCCGGTCACTCTGGTGCGGCAATGGCAGCTGCTTTGCTGCGTTTGGGACGACTACCGGGAATTGACCGTCCGGCAATTGGCGCCGTGTTTCCTACCTTAATAGCCAGTAAACCAGTATTAATACTTGATGTCGGCGCCAATGTAGATTGTCGTCCGAAATTTTTAGACCAGTTTGCGGTTATGGGGTCGATTTATAGCGAATATGTTTTGGGGACACCCAACCCGAAAGTAGGTTTGTTAAATATCGGCGAAGAAGACTCTAAGGGAAATGATGCAGCCGTCCGCGCTAACCAAATGCTGCGCGAAAATTCGCAAATTTCTTTTATTGGCAACGCTGAAGGACGCGATGTACTCTCCGGTCGCTTTGATGTGATTGTCTGTGATGGCTTTGTCGGCAACGTTTTGTTAAAATTCGCCGAAGCAGTCGGGGATATCGTCTTGCAAATTTTGCGCGAAGAGTTACCCCAAGGATTGCGCGGTCAAATCGGCTCGGCAATTTTAAAACCAAACCTGAAGCGGATTAAACAGCGAGTAGACCACGCCGAACATGGCGGCGGTTTGCTTTTAGGCGTAGCGGGAATTTGTATAATCGGTCACGGCAGTTCGCAAGCGCCTTCGATTTTTAATGCAATTCGCATCGCTAAAGAAGCGGTTGATAACTCTGTGCTGCAACGAATTCAGTCTCAATATCAAAGCCTTCAGCAGGAGAGCAACTAA